One segment of Pseudomonas pohangensis DNA contains the following:
- the dnaE gene encoding DNA polymerase III subunit alpha: protein MTASFVHLRLHTEYSLVDGLVRVKPLIKALVSAGLPAVAVTDQGNLCALVKFYKAAMAAGIKPICGADIWLANPAEDGPLTRMTLLAMNGKGYRNLTELISRGFIEGQRNGEVIIERDWVKQAAEGLIALSGSREGEVGLALLAGNSNEAQALLAEWQAVFPERFYLEVQRTNRVNDEEHLHLAVELAQRCQVPLVATNDVRFLKQTDFEAHETRVCIGEGRALDDPRRPRTYSDQQYLKSPEEMAELFADLPEALANSVEIARRCNIEVQLGKHFLPDFPTPEGMSIDDYLRLVSHEGLEERLAVLWPQATTPDYAQKRQVYLDRLQFELDIIIQMGFPGYFLIVMDFIKWAKNNGVPVGPGRGSGAGSLVAYVLRITDLDPLAYDLLFERFLNPERVSMPDFDVDFCMDGRDRVIDYVADKYGRDAVSQIITFGSMAAKAVVRDVARVQGKSYGLADRLSKMIPFEVGMTLEKAFEMEEPLRDFLKVDEEAAEIWEMALKLEGVVRNVGKHAGGVVIAPTKLTDFSPIYCDDEGDGLVTQFDKDDVEAAGLVKFDFLGLRTLTIIKWAMETINREQAKQGLPALDIDFIPLDDKQTFQMLQKAETTAVFQLESRGMKELIKKLKPDCLEDLIALVALFRPGPLQSGMVDDFINRKHGRAELAYPHPDYQYDGLKPVLAPTYGIILYQEQVMQIAQVMAGYTLGGADMLRRAMGKKKPEEMAKQRGGFIEGCAGNGINAELAGNIFDLVEKFAGYGFNKSHSAAYGLVSYQTAWLKTHYPAPFMAAVLSADMHNTDKVVTLIEECRSMKLRLDAPDVNNSEFKFTVDADGHIIYGLGAIKGVGEGPVEALVEARSHGPFKDLFDFCARVDLKRINKRTLEALIRGGALDRLGPCFHEELKAYQANVDRNRAVLLAAMEEAVTAAEQAARSHDSGHADLFGGLFAEPDLDVYANHRGARALSLKERLRGEKETLGLYLTGHPIDEYEGEVRRFARQRIIDLKPARDTQTVAGLIVNLRVMKNKKGDKMGFVTLDDRSGRIEASLFAEAFAAAQALLQTDALVVVEGEVSNDDFSGGLRLRAKRVLGLEEARTALAESLRLKVDAAGLQGDRLRWLGELCARHRGACPLTLDYTGSSAKALLQFGDGWRIDPADALIQALRDQFGRDNVFLHYR, encoded by the coding sequence ATGACTGCCAGCTTTGTCCACTTGCGCCTGCACACCGAGTACTCCCTGGTCGATGGCCTGGTGCGGGTCAAACCCCTGATCAAGGCCCTGGTTTCCGCCGGCTTGCCGGCGGTTGCGGTTACCGATCAGGGCAACCTGTGTGCGCTGGTGAAGTTCTACAAGGCGGCCATGGCGGCCGGAATCAAGCCGATCTGCGGTGCGGATATCTGGCTGGCCAATCCTGCCGAGGACGGCCCGCTGACGCGCATGACCCTGCTGGCGATGAATGGCAAGGGTTACCGCAATCTCACCGAACTGATTTCCCGCGGATTTATCGAAGGCCAGCGCAATGGTGAAGTGATCATCGAGCGCGACTGGGTCAAGCAGGCAGCCGAGGGGCTGATTGCCCTGTCCGGTTCCCGCGAGGGTGAGGTCGGCCTGGCCCTTCTGGCGGGCAACAGCAATGAGGCGCAGGCCCTGCTGGCCGAATGGCAGGCAGTGTTCCCCGAGCGTTTCTATCTAGAAGTACAGCGCACCAACCGCGTCAATGATGAAGAGCACCTGCATCTGGCGGTGGAGCTGGCCCAGCGCTGTCAGGTGCCGCTGGTAGCAACCAATGATGTGCGCTTCCTCAAACAGACCGACTTCGAGGCCCATGAAACCCGTGTCTGCATTGGCGAGGGGCGGGCGCTGGATGATCCGCGGCGGCCGCGTACCTATTCCGATCAGCAGTACCTGAAGTCGCCCGAGGAAATGGCCGAGCTGTTTGCCGACCTGCCCGAGGCGCTGGCCAATTCGGTCGAGATTGCCCGCCGTTGCAATATCGAGGTGCAGCTGGGCAAGCACTTCCTGCCGGATTTCCCGACGCCGGAAGGTATGAGCATCGATGATTACCTGCGACTGGTCTCCCATGAGGGGCTGGAAGAGCGACTGGCAGTACTCTGGCCGCAGGCAACCACGCCGGATTATGCGCAGAAGCGGCAGGTCTATCTGGACCGGCTGCAGTTCGAGCTGGATATCATCATCCAGATGGGCTTCCCCGGTTACTTCCTGATCGTCATGGACTTCATCAAGTGGGCGAAGAACAACGGAGTGCCGGTGGGCCCGGGGCGTGGCTCCGGCGCCGGTTCGCTGGTGGCCTATGTGCTGCGCATTACCGACCTGGACCCCTTGGCTTACGACCTGCTGTTCGAGCGCTTCCTCAATCCCGAGCGGGTCTCGATGCCCGACTTTGACGTCGACTTCTGCATGGACGGGCGTGATCGGGTAATCGATTACGTGGCCGACAAGTACGGTCGCGATGCCGTCAGCCAGATCATCACTTTCGGCTCCATGGCGGCCAAGGCGGTGGTGCGTGATGTGGCCCGGGTGCAGGGCAAGTCCTACGGGCTGGCGGACCGCCTGTCGAAGATGATTCCCTTCGAAGTCGGCATGACGCTGGAAAAGGCCTTCGAGATGGAGGAGCCGCTGCGCGACTTTCTCAAGGTCGATGAAGAGGCAGCGGAAATCTGGGAAATGGCGCTCAAGCTCGAGGGCGTGGTGCGTAACGTCGGCAAGCATGCCGGCGGCGTGGTGATTGCGCCGACCAAACTGACCGATTTTTCGCCGATCTACTGCGATGACGAAGGCGATGGCCTGGTAACCCAGTTCGACAAGGACGATGTGGAGGCGGCCGGGCTGGTCAAGTTCGACTTCCTCGGCCTGCGTACGCTGACCATCATCAAGTGGGCGATGGAAACGATCAATCGCGAGCAGGCCAAGCAGGGCCTGCCGGCGCTGGATATCGATTTCATTCCGCTGGATGACAAGCAGACCTTCCAGATGCTGCAGAAGGCTGAAACCACGGCGGTGTTCCAGCTGGAATCGCGTGGCATGAAGGAGCTGATCAAGAAGCTCAAGCCCGACTGTCTGGAAGACCTGATCGCGCTGGTGGCACTGTTCCGCCCAGGCCCGCTGCAGTCGGGCATGGTTGATGACTTCATCAACCGCAAGCACGGCCGTGCCGAGCTGGCCTACCCGCATCCGGATTATCAGTACGATGGCCTCAAGCCGGTACTGGCGCCGACCTACGGCATCATCCTGTATCAGGAACAGGTAATGCAGATTGCCCAGGTCATGGCCGGCTACACGCTGGGTGGCGCCGACATGCTGCGTCGTGCCATGGGCAAGAAAAAACCCGAGGAAATGGCCAAGCAGCGCGGCGGCTTCATCGAAGGTTGTGCCGGCAATGGCATCAATGCCGAGCTGGCCGGCAATATCTTCGATCTGGTGGAAAAATTCGCCGGTTACGGTTTCAACAAGTCGCACTCGGCGGCCTACGGTCTGGTCTCCTACCAGACCGCCTGGCTGAAGACCCATTACCCGGCGCCATTCATGGCGGCGGTGCTGTCGGCGGACATGCACAACACCGACAAGGTGGTGACGCTGATCGAGGAGTGCCGCAGCATGAAGCTGCGCCTTGACGCGCCGGATGTGAATAACTCGGAATTCAAGTTTACCGTGGATGCCGATGGCCACATCATCTACGGACTCGGCGCGATCAAGGGGGTGGGCGAGGGCCCGGTTGAAGCGCTGGTAGAAGCCCGCAGTCATGGGCCGTTCAAGGATCTGTTCGATTTTTGCGCGCGGGTCGATCTCAAGCGCATCAACAAACGCACCCTGGAGGCGCTGATCCGTGGCGGTGCCCTGGATCGGCTCGGCCCCTGTTTCCATGAAGAGCTCAAGGCCTATCAGGCCAATGTCGATCGTAACCGGGCGGTGTTGCTGGCGGCCATGGAAGAGGCGGTCACGGCGGCGGAACAGGCCGCGCGCAGCCATGACAGTGGGCATGCCGATCTGTTCGGCGGGTTGTTTGCCGAGCCGGATCTGGACGTTTATGCCAATCACCGCGGTGCCCGCGCGCTGTCTCTCAAGGAGCGGCTGCGTGGCGAAAAGGAAACCCTGGGGCTGTATCTGACCGGGCATCCGATTGATGAGTACGAAGGCGAGGTCCGGCGTTTCGCCCGTCAGCGCATCATCGACCTGAAGCCTGCGCGTGATACGCAGACAGTGGCCGGGCTGATCGTCAACCTGCGCGTGATGAAGAACAAGAAAGGCGACAAGATGGGCTTCGTGACCCTGGATGACCGCTCCGGGCGTATCGAGGCGTCACTGTTTGCCGAGGCTTTTGCCGCCGCCCAGGCCCTGTTGCAGACCGATGCGCTGGTGGTGGTCGAAGGTGAAGTGAGCAATGACGACTTTTCCGGCGGCTTGCGCTTGCGCGCCAAACGCGTGCTGGGGCTGGAAGAGGCGCGTACCGCGCTGGCCGAAAGTCTGCGTCTGAAGGTTGATGCAGCCGGTTTGCAGGGTGATCGCTTGCGCTGGCTTGGCGAACTTTGTGCAAGGCACAGGGGTGCCTGTCCGCTGACTTTGGACTATACCGGTAGCAGTGCCAAGGCATTGTTGCAGTTCGGCGATGGCTGGCGGATCGACCCGGCAGATGCGCTGATACAGGCATTGCGTGACCAGTTCGGACGCGACAACGTCTTTTTGCACTATCGCTGA
- the rnhB gene encoding ribonuclease HII — protein MQLGLDFALVEALVAGVDEVGRGPLCGPVVTAAVILDPAAPITGLNDSKKLTEARREALFDEICEKSLAWCIARAEVAEIDQLNILQATMLAMQRAVAGLSVTPRLALIDGNRCPQLQVPSAAVVKGDSKVPAIAAASILAKVSRDREMRELDLLYPGYGIAGHKGYPTPEHLEALQRLGPLAIHRRSFAPVRRLLEAD, from the coding sequence ATGCAGCTGGGACTGGATTTTGCGCTGGTCGAAGCGCTGGTGGCCGGTGTCGACGAGGTGGGTCGCGGCCCGCTGTGTGGGCCGGTGGTAACGGCGGCGGTGATTCTGGATCCGGCCGCACCGATTACCGGCCTGAATGACTCGAAGAAACTGACGGAGGCACGCCGTGAGGCGCTGTTCGATGAGATCTGCGAAAAGTCGCTGGCCTGGTGTATCGCCCGCGCCGAAGTGGCCGAAATCGATCAGTTGAACATCCTGCAGGCGACCATGCTGGCGATGCAACGGGCGGTGGCCGGTCTGAGTGTAACGCCGCGTCTGGCGCTGATTGACGGCAACCGTTGTCCGCAACTGCAGGTGCCCAGTGCCGCAGTGGTCAAAGGCGATAGCAAAGTGCCGGCAATTGCAGCGGCATCGATTCTGGCCAAGGTCAGCCGCGATCGCGAAATGCGCGAGCTGGATCTTCTTTATCCCGGCTACGGCATCGCCGGGCACAAGGGCTATCCAACCCCGGAGCATCTCGAAGCCCTGCAGCGGCTTGGCCCGCTGGCCATCCACCGGCGCAGCTTTGCCCCGGTCAGGCGCTTGCTGGAAGCCGACTGA
- the lpxB gene encoding lipid-A-disaccharide synthase — MGSTLRVALVAGEASGDILGSGLMQALKSRHPDVSFIGVGGPRMEAEGLQSYFPMERLSVMGLFEVLGRLFELIFRRRRLIRTLIAQRPDVFIGIDAPDFNLGLELKLRRAGIRTVHYVSPSVWAWRQKRVFKIREACDLMLTLFPFEARFYQEHGVPVSFVGHPLANTIPLEVDREGARQGLGLPDQSAVVALLPGSRGGEVSRLGPLFLDAAERLTSLHPGMQFVLPCASAPRREQLEQMLSGRDLKLRLLDGQSHEALAACDAVLIASGTATLEALLHKRPMVVAYRVANLTYRVLRRFMKTAFFSLPNLLAGRQLVPEYIQDAATPEVLAEAVAALLVNGKEQTESFAAIQQTLRQDASSRAAEAVLALVGR, encoded by the coding sequence ATGGGTAGTACATTGCGCGTGGCACTGGTCGCCGGTGAAGCCTCCGGCGACATTCTTGGCTCCGGCCTGATGCAGGCGCTCAAGTCGCGGCACCCGGATGTCAGCTTCATCGGTGTCGGTGGCCCGCGCATGGAAGCTGAAGGGTTGCAGTCCTATTTCCCCATGGAGCGGCTTTCCGTGATGGGTTTGTTCGAGGTGCTGGGGCGCCTGTTCGAACTGATATTTCGCCGCCGCCGCCTGATTCGCACACTGATTGCCCAGCGTCCCGATGTGTTCATCGGTATTGATGCGCCGGATTTCAATCTGGGGCTGGAGCTGAAACTGCGGCGAGCCGGTATCCGCACGGTGCATTACGTCAGTCCATCGGTCTGGGCCTGGCGGCAGAAGCGGGTATTCAAGATTCGTGAAGCCTGCGATCTGATGCTGACGCTGTTTCCCTTTGAGGCGCGGTTTTATCAGGAGCACGGCGTTCCGGTGAGTTTTGTCGGCCATCCGCTGGCCAATACCATCCCGCTTGAAGTGGACCGCGAGGGGGCCAGGCAGGGTCTCGGCCTGCCGGATCAGTCGGCGGTGGTCGCGCTACTGCCGGGCAGCCGCGGGGGCGAAGTCAGCCGTCTCGGGCCGTTGTTCCTGGATGCGGCGGAACGGCTGACCAGCTTGCATCCGGGTATGCAGTTTGTGCTGCCTTGCGCCAGCGCGCCGCGCCGCGAGCAGCTAGAGCAAATGCTGAGCGGGCGCGACCTTAAGTTGCGCCTGCTTGACGGGCAATCCCACGAAGCACTGGCTGCCTGCGATGCGGTGTTGATTGCTTCCGGCACCGCCACACTGGAAGCCTTGCTGCACAAGCGGCCCATGGTAGTGGCTTACCGCGTGGCGAATCTGACCTATCGGGTGTTGCGCCGCTTCATGAAAACCGCTTTCTTCTCCTTGCCGAACCTGCTGGCCGGCCGGCAACTGGTGCCGGAGTACATTCAGGACGCCGCCACGCCGGAAGTGCTGGCAGAGGCGGTTGCCGCCCTGCTGGTCAACGGCAAGGAGCAGACCGAAAGTTTTGCGGCGATCCAGCAGACCTTGCGCCAGGATGCCTCGAGTCGGGCCGCGGAAGCCGTGCTGGCGCTGGTCGGGCGCTGA
- the lpxA gene encoding acyl-ACP--UDP-N-acetylglucosamine O-acyltransferase, which produces MSLIDPRAIIDPSAKLADDVQVGPWSMIGANVEIGAGSVIGPHVIVKGPTRIGCNNRIFQFSSVGEDTPDLKYKGEATRLVIGDNNVIREGVTIHRGTVQDRSETTIGDNNLLMAYVHVGHDCVIGNHCILVNNASIAGHVHVGDWAILGGYSLVHQYCHMGEHSFSGMQTAIGKDVPAYVMAYGTPAKARSINVEGLKRRGFSEEAIMALRRAYKIVYRQGLTVEMALAGIAELATEFPEVAKFRDSIQASSRGITR; this is translated from the coding sequence ATGAGTCTGATTGACCCTCGCGCGATTATTGATCCGTCAGCAAAGCTGGCGGACGACGTTCAGGTTGGCCCGTGGTCGATGATCGGGGCGAATGTCGAGATAGGTGCAGGATCAGTCATCGGGCCCCATGTGATCGTCAAGGGGCCGACCCGTATCGGGTGCAACAACCGGATTTTCCAGTTTTCCTCGGTGGGTGAAGACACCCCCGACCTGAAATACAAGGGCGAAGCCACGCGCCTGGTGATTGGCGACAACAACGTTATTCGCGAAGGCGTGACCATCCATCGCGGCACGGTGCAGGATCGCTCGGAAACCACCATCGGTGACAACAATCTGCTGATGGCCTATGTGCATGTCGGTCATGACTGTGTGATCGGCAACCACTGCATTCTGGTCAACAACGCATCCATCGCCGGTCATGTGCACGTTGGTGACTGGGCGATTCTGGGTGGCTACAGTCTGGTTCACCAGTACTGCCATATGGGCGAGCACAGCTTTTCCGGCATGCAGACAGCCATTGGCAAGGACGTGCCGGCGTACGTGATGGCCTATGGAACACCAGCCAAGGCGCGCAGCATCAATGTTGAAGGTCTCAAGCGGCGCGGTTTTAGCGAAGAGGCGATCATGGCGCTGCGCCGCGCCTACAAGATTGTCTATCGCCAGGGGCTGACCGTTGAAATGGCCCTTGCCGGCATTGCCGAACTGGCTACCGAGTTTCCTGAGGTAGCGAAGTTCCGTGACTCGATACAGGCTTCCAGCCGCGGCATCACGCGCTAA
- the fabZ gene encoding 3-hydroxyacyl-ACP dehydratase FabZ: MMEITEIREYLPHRYPFLLVDRVVDMDLEAKQIVAYKNVTINEPFFNGHFPEHPIMPGVLIIEAMAQAAGILGFNMMGVKPADGVLYFFVGCDKLRFRRPVIPGDQLQLEASFLSSKRSIWKFACKATVDGKEVCSAEVICAEQKV, translated from the coding sequence ATGATGGAAATAACCGAGATTCGTGAGTATTTGCCCCATCGCTACCCATTTCTGCTGGTGGATCGTGTAGTTGACATGGATCTCGAGGCAAAGCAGATAGTTGCCTACAAAAATGTCACCATCAATGAGCCGTTCTTCAATGGCCATTTCCCTGAGCATCCGATCATGCCGGGTGTGCTGATCATCGAAGCCATGGCGCAGGCGGCAGGTATCCTCGGATTCAACATGATGGGCGTGAAGCCTGCCGATGGCGTGCTGTATTTCTTTGTTGGTTGTGACAAATTACGCTTTCGTCGGCCGGTTATACCCGGTGATCAATTGCAGCTTGAGGCCAGCTTTCTCAGCTCCAAACGCAGCATCTGGAAGTTTGCCTGCAAGGCCACTGTGGACGGCAAGGAAGTCTGCTCGGCGGAAGTCATTTGTGCGGAACAGAAAGTATGA
- the lpxD gene encoding UDP-3-O-(3-hydroxymyristoyl)glucosamine N-acyltransferase, translating into MTAPVFTLGQLSERLGAGLSGDPALPVHGLAALQDATAGQLSFLANPQYRKYLATTQATAVLLTAADAEGFAGNALVVANPYLAYGQLSHLFDRKPAASVGIHPTAIIDPDARIDPTASIGPGVVVEAGAQIAAGVTLGAYCVVGARSRIGEGGWLAPQVTLYHDVKIGCRVVIQSGAVIGGEGFGFANDKGVWKKIAQIGGVCIGDDVEIGANTTIDRGALADTVIGNGVKLDNQIMIAHNVQVGDHTAMAGCVGISGSTRIGKHCMIAGGVGMVGHIDVCDNVFVTGMTMVTRSISEPGAYSSGTAMQPAAEWKKSVARLRQLDDLARRLQQLEKRLPAVTTGSKDSSDA; encoded by the coding sequence GCAACTGCGGGCCAGCTCAGCTTTCTGGCTAACCCGCAGTACCGCAAATACCTGGCAACCACACAGGCAACGGCAGTTCTGCTGACGGCGGCTGACGCGGAAGGATTTGCCGGCAATGCGCTGGTGGTGGCCAATCCCTATCTGGCCTATGGCCAGCTTTCGCATTTGTTCGACCGCAAGCCTGCGGCCAGCGTCGGCATCCATCCCACCGCGATTATCGACCCCGATGCCCGGATTGATCCGACTGCCAGCATCGGCCCGGGCGTGGTGGTTGAGGCCGGGGCGCAGATCGCTGCCGGTGTAACCCTGGGCGCTTATTGTGTGGTGGGTGCACGCAGCCGGATCGGCGAAGGTGGCTGGCTGGCGCCCCAGGTAACCCTCTACCACGATGTGAAAATTGGTTGCCGGGTGGTGATCCAGTCCGGCGCGGTGATCGGCGGGGAAGGTTTCGGTTTCGCCAACGATAAAGGCGTCTGGAAGAAAATTGCCCAGATTGGCGGCGTCTGCATTGGCGACGACGTGGAAATCGGCGCCAACACGACAATTGATCGTGGTGCTTTGGCCGATACCGTGATCGGCAACGGGGTAAAACTCGACAACCAGATCATGATCGCCCATAACGTACAGGTCGGTGACCATACAGCCATGGCCGGCTGCGTTGGTATCTCAGGCAGTACCAGAATCGGCAAGCATTGCATGATTGCCGGCGGGGTCGGCATGGTGGGTCATATTGATGTTTGCGATAACGTATTCGTTACCGGCATGACCATGGTGACGCGTTCGATCAGCGAACCCGGCGCCTATTCTTCCGGCACGGCAATGCAGCCTGCTGCCGAATGGAAAAAAAGCGTGGCGCGCTTGCGTCAGCTGGACGACCTGGCGCGGCGCCTGCAGCAGCTGGAGAAGAGGCTGCCAGCAGTGACCACAGGCAGTAAAGATTCATCTGATGCCTAA